The Pseudomonas sp. PDM14 genomic interval GATCAGTTCAGCCAGGGTTCCTGCGCCAGGCATTCGCTCAAGTAATCGACGAAGCAGGCGATTCGCGAGGCCAGCGCCGTGTTGCGGTAGTAGACCGCGTTGATCGGCTGGCGCACCTCCAGGGTCTGGGCCGCGAGCACCTCGACCAGCGCGCCGCTGGCGCGATCCCCGGCGGTCATGAAGTCCGACAGGCAGACCAGCCCGGCATCGGCCAGGGCCAGCTGGCGCAGCGTTTCGCCGCTGGACGACTTGAGCGTCGGCACGATGCTCAGGCTGTCGCCGAGGGCGTGGCGCAGCGGCCACAGGTTGAGGCTGTCCGGCTGGGTGAAGCCGAGCAGGTCGTGGTGCTCCAGGGCCGTCACCGAGTCGGGCGTGCCGTGCGCGGCGAGGTAGGCCGGGCTGGCCAGCACGCGTATGCGGCTGCTGCCGAGTGGTCGCGCATGCAGGCTGGAGTCGCGCAGCGGGCCGATGCGGATGGCCAGATCGGTGCGCTGCTCGATCAGGTCGATGATCTGCTCGCTGCTGTGCAGCTCCAGCTCGATGGCCGGGTAGCGCGCGCGAAAGCCCGCGACCAGGCGCACGATCACATGCAGCATGAATGGCGAGGCGGCGTTGACGCGCAGGCGCCCCGCCGGCCGCTGGCGGCGCAAGGCCATCTGTTCCTCGGCCTCCTCGACACTGGCGAGAATGCGCCGCGCCTGGGCGAGAAACGCCTCGCCCTCCTCGGTCAGCTCCAGGCGCCGGGTGGTACGGCGCAGCAGGGTGACGTCGAGCTTCTCCTCCAGCCGGCTGAGCGCCCGGCTGACACCCGATGGCGTCTGCCCCAACTGCTCGGCGGCCGCGGTGATGGAGCCGCTGTCGACCACGCAGGTGAGGGCGAGCAGTTCATCGAGGGTGGTTTTCATTGTTGATCTTCAAGCAATTGTTTACGGGACAGGATGGGTTTTCTCGCATGAGTTTGGCGAGGAAAGGCGGTGTCGGCAACGGGCGCCATGACGATGTGGCCCAGTTGAGCGATGACGCTGTGAGGTGCTTGTCCGGCCCTATGCCCAGCACCGGCACGACCCGGTCCGCTGTGCTCTGCCACGGGTATTCCGCGCTGCCGGACATATCCTGATAGATCATTTGTTGGCGTCAGTGACTTGTCAGTGCTGCTCAATTTGTGCTCAAGTTCGCCCCCGCGCTGGCGGAGACTGGCTCAAGAAGAACAAAACACCAGTCACACAATGGTTTTTTCGACTTCTTGAGGCCTCCCATGAAGACCTGGTTCGGCAACCTTACTGTCACCTACAAACTCGGCCTGGGCTTCGGCCTGGTGCTGGCCCTTACGCTGTTGCTGGCGATCACCAGCTGGAACAGCATCAACGGCCTGATCAACCGCAGCAACTGGATGGGCGATATCGCCAGCCTCGACTCCGAGTTGACCAAGCTGCGCGTCACCCGCCTGCAGTACATGGTCGCCAACGGCGACGAAGCCGTGGCGCAGACCGTGCTCACCGCGCTGGACAACTACGAGCGCCTGCAGGAAGACGTGACCGCGCGCTTCAAGAGCCCGGAAAACCTGCAGCGCCTGCAGCAGCAGGGCGAGGTCATCGACGACTACCGCGTTTCGCTGAACGCCATGCGCGCCGGCTACCAGGCCCGTGCCGCGGCGCGTCTGGAAATGGTCGGCAGTGCCCAGGCGGCGCTGGCGGCCTTCGATGCCCTGGCCGCAGCCGTGGGGCAGCGCCCGGACGAGCCGGATCGCTTCAGTGACTTCCAGGCTGTGGCAAAGGCCCGTGAGGAGCTGCTGCTGGCGCGCTACGAAGTGCGCGGCTACATCTTCACCGCGGATGCCAAGTCCGAGCAGCTGGCCATCCAGCAGCTGGAGCAGGCCAAAACCATGCTCGGGCGCCTGGATGACAGCTTCGACGCCAGCCTGATCGCGCCAGCCACCCAGGCCCTGGCTCGCTACGAAGCGGCAGTGAAGCAGTACAAGGCCAGCATCGAGACGATCAACACCGCCCGTGCGGAAATGACCACCCAGGGCCAGGTCATCGTCAAACTCGACGAGGAGCTGATGAAGATCCAGTTCGAGCGCCGCGATGCCGAAAGTGCCAGCGCCCTCTCCCTGCAGATCTTCAGTGCCCTGCTGGCGCTGGTGCTCGGTGCCCTGGCCGCGGTGATCATCACCCGCCAGATCACCCGTCCGCTGCGCGAAACCCTGGGCGTGGTCGAGCGCATCGCCGCTGGCGACCTGACCGCCGACCTCAACACCCAGCGCCGCGACGAACTGGGCCTGCTGCAACAGGGCGTGCACCGCATGGGCGTGAGCCTGCGCGAGCTGATCGGCGGCATCCGCGACAGCGTCACGCAGATCGCCAGCGCCGCCGAGGAGCTGTCCGCGGTGACCGAGCAGACCAGTGCCGGGGTGAATATCCAGAAGGTCGAGACCGACCAGGTCGCCACCGCCATGCACGAGATGGCGGCGACCGTGCAGG includes:
- a CDS encoding LysR substrate-binding domain-containing protein — translated: MKTTLDELLALTCVVDSGSITAAAEQLGQTPSGVSRALSRLEEKLDVTLLRRTTRRLELTEEGEAFLAQARRILASVEEAEEQMALRRQRPAGRLRVNAASPFMLHVIVRLVAGFRARYPAIELELHSSEQIIDLIEQRTDLAIRIGPLRDSSLHARPLGSSRIRVLASPAYLAAHGTPDSVTALEHHDLLGFTQPDSLNLWPLRHALGDSLSIVPTLKSSSGETLRQLALADAGLVCLSDFMTAGDRASGALVEVLAAQTLEVRQPINAVYYRNTALASRIACFVDYLSECLAQEPWLN